From Coturnix japonica isolate 7356 chromosome 3, Coturnix japonica 2.1, whole genome shotgun sequence, the proteins below share one genomic window:
- the LOC107312127 gene encoding glutathione S-transferase 3 isoform X1, with product MNPTFCPVKEDLKAMAAKPILYYFDGRGKMESIRWLLAAAGVEFEEVFLETREQYEKLLQSGVLMFQQVPMVEIDGMKMVQTRAILNYIAGKYNLYGKDLKERALIDMYVGGTDDLMGFLLSFPFLSAEDKVKQCAFVVQKATSRYFPAYEKVLKDHGQDFLVGNKLSWADVHLLEAILMLEEKKSDALSGFPLLQAFKKRISSIPTIKKFLAPGSKRKPISDDKYVETVRRVLRMYYDVKPN from the exons ATGAACCCAACTTTCTGTCCC GTAAAGGAAGACTTGAAAGCCATGGCTGCAAAACCCATCCTCTACTACTTTGATGGAAGAGGCAAGATGGAGTCGATTCgttggctgctggctgcagccgGGGTCGAG tttgaagaGGTGTTTTTGGAAACACGAGAGCAATATGAGAAGCTCCTGCAAA gTGGAGTCCTCATGTTCCAGCAAGTGCCCATGGTGGAGATTGATGGGATGAAGATGGTGCAGACCAGAGCCATCCTCAACTACATAGCAGGGAAATACAATCTCTACGGGAAAGACCTGAAGGAGAGAGCCCT gaTTGACATGTATGTTGGGGGAACAGATGACCTTATGGGCTTCTTGTTGAGCTTCCCATTCTTATCTGCTGAGGATAAGGTGAAACAATGTGCCTTTGTGGTTCAAAAGGCTACGAGCAGGTACTTCCCAGCGTATGAAAAG GTTTTGAAAGACCACGGACAAGACTTTCTTGTTGGCAACAAGCTGAGCTGGGCAGATGTGCATCTACTGGAAGCCATTTTAATGCTAGAAGAGAAGAAGTCAGACGCTCTCTCAGGATTTCCTCTGTTACAG gcatttaaaaaaaggaTAAGCAGCATCCCCACAATCAAGAAGTTCCTAGCACCCGGAAGCAAGAGAAAACCTATTTCTGATGATAAATACGTGGAGACTGTGAGGAGGGTTCTCCGTATGTATTATGATGTAAAGCCAAATTAA
- the LOC107312127 gene encoding glutathione S-transferase 3 isoform X2: MAAKPILYYFDGRGKMESIRWLLAAAGVEFEEVFLETREQYEKLLQSGVLMFQQVPMVEIDGMKMVQTRAILNYIAGKYNLYGKDLKERALIDMYVGGTDDLMGFLLSFPFLSAEDKVKQCAFVVQKATSRYFPAYEKVLKDHGQDFLVGNKLSWADVHLLEAILMLEEKKSDALSGFPLLQAFKKRISSIPTIKKFLAPGSKRKPISDDKYVETVRRVLRMYYDVKPN, from the exons ATGGCTGCAAAACCCATCCTCTACTACTTTGATGGAAGAGGCAAGATGGAGTCGATTCgttggctgctggctgcagccgGGGTCGAG tttgaagaGGTGTTTTTGGAAACACGAGAGCAATATGAGAAGCTCCTGCAAA gTGGAGTCCTCATGTTCCAGCAAGTGCCCATGGTGGAGATTGATGGGATGAAGATGGTGCAGACCAGAGCCATCCTCAACTACATAGCAGGGAAATACAATCTCTACGGGAAAGACCTGAAGGAGAGAGCCCT gaTTGACATGTATGTTGGGGGAACAGATGACCTTATGGGCTTCTTGTTGAGCTTCCCATTCTTATCTGCTGAGGATAAGGTGAAACAATGTGCCTTTGTGGTTCAAAAGGCTACGAGCAGGTACTTCCCAGCGTATGAAAAG GTTTTGAAAGACCACGGACAAGACTTTCTTGTTGGCAACAAGCTGAGCTGGGCAGATGTGCATCTACTGGAAGCCATTTTAATGCTAGAAGAGAAGAAGTCAGACGCTCTCTCAGGATTTCCTCTGTTACAG gcatttaaaaaaaggaTAAGCAGCATCCCCACAATCAAGAAGTTCCTAGCACCCGGAAGCAAGAGAAAACCTATTTCTGATGATAAATACGTGGAGACTGTGAGGAGGGTTCTCCGTATGTATTATGATGTAAAGCCAAATTAA
- the LOC107312125 gene encoding glutathione S-transferase-like, whose amino-acid sequence MSGKPRLTYLNGRGRMESIRWLLAAAGVEFEEIFLQTREQFLKLDQDGSLLYHQLPLVEIDGMKLVQCRAILNYIAGKYNLYGKDLKERALIDMYVEGISDLMQLILMFPFSPPDAKEKNLATIAEKAKERYFPVFEKILKQHGQDFLVGNRFSWADVQLTECILAVEEKVPSVLSGFPQLQAFKTKMSNIPTIKKFLQPGSQRKPPPDENYVATVMKVFKLG is encoded by the exons ATGTCGGGGAAGCCCAGGCTCACCTATCTCAATGGGAGAGGGCGAATGGAGTCCATCCgttggctgctggctgcagctggagtgGAG tttgaagaaatttttctgCAAACAAGAGAGCAGTTTTTGAAGTTAGACCAAG ATGGATCCCTGCTGTACCATCAACTGCCGCTGGTTGAGATCGACGGGATGAAGTTGGTGCAGTGCAGAGCCATCCTCAACTACATAGCAGGGAAATACAATCTCTACGGGAAAGACCTGAAGGAGAGAGCCCT GATCGACATGTATGTGGAAGGAATATCAGATCTGATGCAACTGATTttgatgtttcctttctctccacCTGAcgcaaaggagaaaaatcttgCCACGATTGCAGAGAAGGCAAAAGAGAGGTACTTCCCTGTCTTTGAAAAG ATTTTGAAACAGCACGGCCAAGATTTTCTTGTGGGAAACCGATTCAGCTGGGCAGATGTTCAGCTCACGGAATGCATTTTAGCAGTGGAGGAGAAAGTaccttctgtgctttctgggTTTCCTCAGCTGCAG gcttttaAGACTAAAATGAGCAACATCCCCACAATCAAGAAAttcctgcagcctggcagcCAGAGGAAACCCCCTCCAGATGAAAATTATGTAGCAACTGTGATGAAAGTTTTTAAGCTAGGCTGA
- the LOC107312109 gene encoding zinc finger CCCH domain-containing protein 11A-like, with product MACLPRKERPCMQVLGQFPEADKAPERVDIPASSHGPAGRKRKRSEEEKGKAGELPCKKRVKGGRRVSVRPIDWKTTFPPTRRQKRKAAEIHPSAAEDTDEPPAKKLPMEILASVPPEYTLVSVEVIKLPSSLELLPGSHADPMAQPEESNTTSCSSQGAEN from the exons ATGGCCTGCCTTCCTCGAAAAGAGCGGCCTTGCATGCAAGTCTTGGGGCAATTCCCAGAGGCTGACAAGGCACCAGAGAGAG TTGACATCCCAGCTTCCTCCCATGGCCCGGCTGGACGGAAACGCAAACGGTcggaggaggagaagggaaaagcgGGGGAATTGCCCTGCAAGAAAAGAGTGAAGG GTGGGCGCAGGGTCTCCGTGAGGCCCATCGATTGGAAAACCACCTTCCCCCCAACACGGAGACAAAAACgaaaagcagcagagatacATCCGTCTGCTGCTGAGGACACGGATGAGCCCCCAGCTAAAAAACTACCCATG GAGATTCTTGCTTCAGTCCCGCCCGAATACACCTTGGTCAGCGTTGAAGTCATAAAGCTTCCAAGCAG tctggagctgctcccaggaAGCCACGCAGACCCCATGGCACAGCCAGAGGAATCCAACACTACATCATGTTCCTCACAAGGGGCAGAAAAttag